Proteins from a genomic interval of Capsicum annuum cultivar UCD-10X-F1 chromosome 4, UCD10Xv1.1, whole genome shotgun sequence:
- the LOC107854207 gene encoding receptor kinase-like protein Xa21, with protein sequence MEIFNISGPRITDLSLNNLSGNLPPNIDSILPNIERLFLYGLTNHVGTIPHSTSNCSKLTHLDLSVKKLSGLIPNSLGYLTHLQYLNLRRNNLTSDSSLSILTSLTNSRNLTYLSLYLNPLNGMLPASTENISTSLRRFDTESCKIQGRILNEVGNLCSLLFLYLSGNNLVGSIPTSIGNLRNLQRFNLTSNKFTGFIGDHICKFQHLGDIYLGQNQFSGSLPYCLGNITPLREIHLGSNKLSSNIPPSLGNLHDLVVLDLSSNNMVGSLPPEIENLKEVTKMDLSMNQFSNKIPREIGGLQNLVHLSLRHNKLQGSIPDSMSNMVGLEFLDLSYNNISGNIPKSLEKLQNLKYFNISVNKLYGEIPSGGPFKNLSSQIFIYNEALCGSSRFSVPPCPTSSKHKSNRKKMLVLFLLLGIALVVVPSTFILLWVRYRKGKRASQQADSLSAITRERISYYELIQATDTLSESNLIGSGSFGSVYKGILRSGTVIAVKVFNLKLDAEFKSFDMECEFLCSLRHRNLIKVINSCSNFDIKALVLEYMPNGSLEKYLYSHNYFLDTRQRLSIMIDVACALDYLHHGCLSSVIHCDLKPSNVLLDEDMVAHLSDFGISKLLGEDQGNLYTKTLATFGYIAPEYGLEGLVSTKCDVYSYGVMFLETFTRRKPNEFEGDLSLMQWVSYSLPQAIMDVVDSNLVTSTGNRLQKELDVVASIMKVALDCCAESPARRTNMKDVVGMLQKIKIQLLAC encoded by the exons ATGGAGATCTTCAACATATCAGGGCCGAGAATAACTGATCTTTCATTAAACAATCTATCAGGAAACCTCCCACCAAATATTGATTCTATCTTACCCAACATTGAAAGACTTTTTCTGTATGGCTTAACCAATCATGTTGGGACTATTCCTCATTCAACCtccaattgttcaaaacttaCTCATCTAGATCTTTCAGTCAAGAAACTCAGTGGCTTGATTCCCAACTCACTTGGATATTTGACTCATCTACAGTATCTAAATTTACGGAGAAACAATTTAACCAGCGACTCATCATTAAGCATCCTGACTTCCTTAACCAATAGCAGAAATTTAACATATCTTTCTCTATATTTGAACCCACTAAATGGCATGCTTCCAGCCTCCACGGAGAACATTTCCACCTCTCTTAGAAGATTTGACACTGAAAGTTGTAAAATCCAAGGGAGAATTCTTAATGAGGTTGGGAACTTGTGCAGCTTATTATTCCTTTATCTTTCTGGAAACAACTTGGTTGGATCGATTCCCACATCAATTGGGAACTTGAGAAACCTTCAGCGGTTCAACTTGACTAGCAACAAATTTACAGGATTTATTGGAGATCATATATGCAAATTCCAGCATTTGGGTGATATTTACTTGGgtcaaaatcaattttcaggATCTCTTCCTTATTGTTTAGGGAATATTACACCCCTTCGGGAGATACATCTGGGTTCCAACAAATTGAGTTCTAATATACCACCAAGCTTAGGGAACCTTCACGATCTAGTGGTTCTTGACTTATCGTCAAACAACATGGTAGGTTCTTTACCTCCAGAAATTGAAAATCTAAAGGAGGTAACCAAGATGGATCTATCGATGAATCAATTCTCAAATAAAATTCCTAGAGAAATTGGAGGCTTGCAAAATCTGGTGCACCTTTCTTTGAGACACAATAAGTTGCAAGGATCTATACCTGACTCAATGAGCAACatggtaggtttggaattcctagacCTTTCTTATAATAATATATCTGGAAACATTCCTAAGTCTTTGGAGAAGCTTCAAAACTTgaagtatttcaatatttctgtCAACAAATTGTATGGTGAAATACCCTCGGGAGGTCCTTTCAAGAACCTCTCCAGTCAGATTTTCATCTACAATGAAGCATTGTGTGGAtcttcaagatttagtgtcccGCCATGCCCCACTTCATCAAAGCACaaatcaaataggaaaaaaatgctagttctttttcttttgctggGAATTGCACTAGTAGTTGTTCCTAGCACCTTTATTCTTTTATGGGTAAggtatagaaaaggtaaaagagcTTCTCAACAAGCTGATTCATTGTCGGCCATAACAAGAGAAAGAATTTCATACTATGAATTGATACAAGCAACAGATACGCTTAGCGAGAGTAATCTAATTGGTTCTGGAAGTTTTGGCTCTGTTTACAAAGGTATTCTCAGAAGTGGAACTGTCATTGCCGTTAAAGTGTTCAACCTGAAACTGGATGCGGAATTCAAGAGTTTTGATATGGAATGTGAATTTTTGTGCAGCCTTCGCCATAGGAATCTCATTAAAGTCATTAATAGTTGTTCCAACTTTGATATAAAAGCTTTAGTTCTCGAGTATATGCCTAATGGGAGTCTTGAGAAATATTTGTATTCACACAACTACTTCCTCGATACCAGGCAGAGACTAAGCATAatgatagatgtggcatgtgCTTTGGATTATCTTCACCATGGGTGCTTGTCATCGGTAATACACTGTGATCTGAAGCCTAGTAACGTCTTgttggatgaggatatggttgcCCACCTTAGCGACTTTGGCATTTCAAAACTGCTTGGTGAAGATCAGGGTAATTTGTACACTAAAACCTTAGCAACATTTGGGTATATTGCGCCAG AGTATGGACTGGAAGGACTAGTGTCAACAAAGTGTGATGTCTATAGTTATGGGGTCATGTTTCTGGAAACATTTACTAGGAGAAAGCCTAATGAGTTTGAGGGTGACCTTAGCTTGATGCAATGGGTGAGTTATTCACTCCCACAGGCAATAATGGACGTCGTAGATTCCAACTTGGTAACATCAACTGGTAATCGCTTACAGAAGGAGTTGGATGTTGTGGCATCAATCATGAAAGTTGCATTAGATTGTTGTGCTGAATCTCCAGCAAGAAGGACTAACATGAAAGATGTTGTAGGGATGCTGCAGAAgatcaagattcaacttcttgCATGTTAA